In the Rhea pennata isolate bPtePen1 chromosome 4, bPtePen1.pri, whole genome shotgun sequence genome, TTACACAAGGCGCTACTATAAAGCGCTTTGTGGTTCTTATAAGCACTTTAGGGACGTATAATTCATTATTAATTATTTCCTGGCTACCTGTATTAGGTTTTTTGCAACTTCCTTACTTAGATAGCTTTTATGAGTACAGTTTAAAACTCTTCAGGTACTCTAATACAACTGCTTTGGCTTCTTGGGTAAGAGCCGACTGGATGTTCTACTCTTCACATCCTGCCCTCTTCCTCAGCACTTACCTTGGTCATGGTTTACTAATTGAttactttgagaaaaaaagaagacgCAATAACAATAATGATGAAGTAAATGCTAATAATCTGGAGTGGCTGTCCAGCCTGTGGGACTGGTATACCAGCTACCTGTTTCACCCTATTGCTTCTTTTCAACACTTTCCTTTTGACTCAGATTGGGATGAAGATCCGGATTTGTTCTTAGAGCGACTGGCCTTCCCCGATCTCTGGCTTCACCCTCTGATACCAACTGATTATATAAAAAACTTACCGATGTGGAGGTTTAAATGCCTGGGTGTTCATTCTGAtgaggaagtgctggaagaCTTTCAAGACAGCGAAAGTGACTCTGacagtgaaaacaaagagaTCTTCAgtagtgaaaaagaaatctctgagGACGATGAGCTAAATACATTTCACAGGCCCGACGAAGGAGCACCTCGGTGCGGCGCCGAGACCTGTTCGTGTGCCAATAAATATTGTCAGAACGAGCCATATGAAAGGAAAGCGAGATCATATGGGTCGTACAGCACTACAGATGACCTGGAGCCAGATTGGTCAGCCTGGCCCTCGGAGATGTTGCACTGTACAGAATGTGTTGTGTGTCTAGAAAACTTCGAAAGCGGCTGTCTGCTCATGGGCTTGCCCTGCGGGCACGTGTTCCACCAGAATTGCATCGTGATGTGGCTGGCCGGGGGGCGGCACTGCTGCCCCGTTTGCAGGTGGGCTTCgtacaaaaaaaagcagccatACACACATCCACAGCCTTTGTCAAATGATGCCCCATCTTAGCTGTGTGCTGATGTCCTTTGTAAGCTTTCAGGATATTACTGCTTGCCTTTTAAATGTTagtcactttaaaaattatgtggTTTGAAGTTTTAGTTTAAATGTTAGTGCAGTGAACTAAAATACACGATGCTAACGTTAACGACAGAATCATTTGGTTGCCTTGTATGTTGAACTGAATGCATACTTATCgtacaataatttttttcttttcaacattTGGAAACTTGATGCTGTTTTTGTAAGCACAAAAATCAAGCCTACAACAGAAGCGTACTCCAGCAAACGTTTACAAGTTAGGACGTGGGTGAAATTGAAATTCTAATCAGAGACAATTGCTTAATTTAAGTGTTTCTTATTTTAGAGTCTGTTCAGCACATCTTTGTTGAATAATGTATGTTGTAAGACAGtaccatttaaaaagaaatccgtgaaataaattattttaaaaggagatttGTAATGTTAAttgttttgataaatattttatgtgtatGGTTTCGGATGTCTTGCTGGTCTGATTTATCTGTgaagacaataaaaatataacacaTGTTTTGTGACTAATAAATCATCTCCTGGTGATGCTGGAATTCATTTCCCCAGTGTTAGCCACTTGCCAAGCAGAAAGCAATGGTGTTTCACTGGCCTGAGGCGTTTTCATTTGTGATCTGGCTCAGGTGCTTCTCTGCTTGACCAGTGGTTTTCCAGTTGATTACAAACAAGTGTGTCAGACTGAGATCTTCTCTTCTAGCAGCCTTCTCTCCAAAACCCCCATCTGCAGACATCTAGGAAGAGTTTTGGGCAGTCCCTCTACAGCCCCAAAGTAAAACATTGTAAGTAGCGGAACAGTGTCGTGGCGTGGCTAAAATGGCTTTTACTGTACAATTTACCAGATCTCGGAttgctgatattttaaaatcagaaatgacTTGATTGCTGatattttgaaatcagaaataatttaatggAGAAAAGTGATAGTTGTTCGATGCCGTGGAAAATTGAGCTGGTTgcctcctttatttttcaatgtgAAACTGCAGTGTTGGTTGTGCCTTTCAGAAATCATCCAGATGAAAATTCAGAGAGCAAATTTTCattgggaagaagaaaaaaagtcaataaaagtggaagaaaaggcTAAACCAAGAAGGGTTCTTTAATTGTTAGCTCCAACCGTCTTACGTGCTATGGTAGAAGCAACAATctcattgttttgtttcttccctaGTTCTTGCCCATGGGCTATAAAAGGAGGGTCAATTAAATGAAGATGATTGATAGGAAAACACAGGTACTTCCTGCAGTTATGATccatctccctttctttctgtgcctttgCAGAGATGTGGCTGacagtgaaaacaaagagaTCTTCAGATCTGTGGTGCCCACAGTTGTCTGGCATTGCTTTCTCTGTGCGGAGTACCTGGGCACTGTCTTCCAGTAGCAGAATGTCTCGTGCCTCCAGTCACCAGGCATTCTCACAGGAAGATCCTTTCTTATGGCAAGGACTGGTTTTAGTTATGaatactttttcctctctcatttcctttctcctatTGCAGTACTGAAGTAGGGGGAGGGGATAATAACAGCAATTCTCCTGTGCTCCCAGAAgtaatttttccttcatttgagGCCTGTCAGTTCGTGCCTGTTATCTGTCATCACACTGGGAGTAGAGCGAGGAGAGGCATAAGGAGGGCAAAGAGCATTTCTGCTTCCAGCTTGTGATGCAGTGGCACCTGGTCATGCACTTATGATAAACAGCTGTGCTTGAAATCCATGTCATTTCAAAACTATCTTGAAACCTGCACTGAACAGAGGTCTCGCTGTCTCAAAGTGGAGATACAGAAAAGCttccatgaaaagaaaaaaccttatAGTTGATgtgctaaaattaaaattggGAAATACGAAGCAAACGTAACCTACACTGCAGTAGAAGGAAGGATCTTATGCACAGCACAAGCCATTTAGTTGCACCTAGGTGTTGGTGAACACCACCTAGGAGGTTCAGATGTTAGTGTGTTCTCCAGGCAGCACGTGCTGCTGGACTACAGCTCTGCTGACTTGGTAACACAAAGCCTGGGTCCAAGCAGCTTTGCTTCTGCGTGAGAGTGTGTGCGTGGGTTCcgtttttatttctaaatcctTTTACATGCCTGTTGCAGCTGGTGACTTTTAATGACCTTGGTTGCTCTGCCAGTCCAATTCTTTCCATAAGTGACATAAACTGCTGTTTAATTAGTAGAAGAGCGGCAGAGGGCACATCTATGTGACCAGTCGATAGCTGTAACTAGAGCTTTGATGTCCTCATGTCTGCTGGCTTATGTTACATAAGTTGCCATGATCCAGCTCCCGGAGGATGTGTCTGCTTCAAAGTCCGCAGCAGCTGCGGTCATGTCTTGGTAGTCCCAACAGAAAAGAAGTGGTTGGTGGCTGGATGTATTTATTACATGAAATGTTTGTGTCAGGAGTAGCAGAGACATCCAAGTAGGATTATTTTCTGTGGAGCACACAATCTCCGACAGCCCTTACTCCAGTGTGTTGACGGTCTAAAAACGGGAGAACAGCCGAAAGGCTGTGCCTGGGACAAGGTCAGCAGTTTTCATGCTTGTTTTGCCTTGCTGGTGCTACTATTCGTGAAGTGCCTTGCTGTATGGAGATGATAAACACGCCTAAGGGCTGTGTTTTACTCTCTGAAATCTCAGGCCTGAAAGCTGGTGActaactaaattaaaaaaatcaggtatcTGATTTTGGAGGTTACCCTACGTCAGTAGACCTAACGAGGGCAAAAGGGTACTGACAGGTGTTTTGTTCTGCTATTAAGGGGGGGTTAAGCTGCTACAGGAAGGtctttttctgccttgctttccACAGTCACTGCTCTGTTAGGCTAGCTCTCCTGCTGCCGGTATCCAGCCCCGAAGGAGAGCTGCCTTTTCGGAAGCATATCGAGCTCGGTCTGCGCTGGGCCTACGAAGGGAGGCGACGGTGTCTGTAACGGTTATCGCAGCGGCCTcccccgggccgcgggcgcAGGCCTCGGCCGGGGCCTCGCCAACATGGCGCTCGCAGCCCAGGGCGAGGTGGGCGACGCCGTCTCCTTGTTATTTCTCCgctgcttccttctctctttggCTCTCCTGTGAGCCCACTCGGGACACCACCGCATCTCCAAGGGGAAAAGCTTGTAAACGGACGCGCCGTAGCCCTTAAGTGACTGATATTTAGGAATTTTCTGCgtgcgcccccccccccccccccccggaaaaaagcggcgggcggcgcatgcgcgggagcggcgcgggcgcaGCAGTGCTGCGCGCATGCGTGACGGCAGACGGGTGCCGGCGCCAGCGCCGCATGCGCAGTAGGGGCCCTTGCGCGCGGCCGCCTGCGCGCCGCGCGGCACCgccccgggggggggagggcggagCCGGGGGGCGGGGACGGCTCCCCGGAAGGGTCAAACGGCGTGAGGTGGAGGCGCGGCTGCCGCCATGGGGCTCTTCGGGAAGACCCCCGAGAAGCCGCCCAAGGAGATGGTGAGGCCGCGGTGCGGGGGCTGTGGGTGTCAGCGGGCCCCGGCGAGCCGTTGCCGTGGCGCCGGGCTCTGCGGCCGGAGCGAGGGAGGCGGCGCCGGCCTAGGCCGCGtcgcccccggcccggccccggcccggcccgcgctgGGCTCTTCTGCTTCGTGAGGAGCTCGCCGGCGTCGTGGGGAGCGTCGTGCGCCTGGGGCTGAGGCAGCCTTGAGCGTGGGAATGGCCGAAGTGGGGGGCTTCTTAGGgtcggctttttttttttttttttttttggacgGTTCCCCCCAGTTTTCTGTTGTAATAGTGAAGTGAAATAGTCAAGGTTCTGACTGGCTTCAGCGCTGCCTTTCAGAAATCATAGCTAACGTGTTAATCAAAAAATCCCCTGTCGGCAGGGAGGGGAAGCTGCATAGCAGATACGATAAAGATAGTCAGAAAGGAGGTGGTGGCATGTGCCAAGGTGAAGGCTCAGAAGAGCTGCAGTGTCCAAGACGTTCCCTGCCCCTTTGGAACCACTGAGTCCTAGGGGCAGGTGGCTGTTATCGGTTATTGGCTGATAACGTTAGATGAGCAATGTACGTCTGACTGTGTACACACCACTCCTCTACCTGTGTCGGAGCAGCACCCAGGTGGGTTATAATTTCTTCTGTTCATGAGCAGTGTTGGAAGATG is a window encoding:
- the RNF103 gene encoding E3 ubiquitin-protein ligase RNF103 isoform X2, yielding MEGELYSALKEEEASESVSSTNFSGEMHFYELVEDTKDGIWLVQVIANDRSPLVGKVHWEKMVKKVSRFGIRTGTFNCSSDPRYCKRRGWLKSTLIMSVPQTSTSKGKVMLKEYSGRKIEVEHIFKWITAHAASRIKTIYNSEHLKEEWNKSDQYRVKIYLFANLDQPPAFFSALSVKFTGRVEFIFVNVENWDNKSYMAEIGIYKTPSYILRTPEGIYRYGNNTGEFISLRAMDSFLRSLQPEVNDLFVLSLVLVNLMAWMDLFITQGATIKRFVVLISTLGTYNSLLIISWLPVLGFLQLPYLDSFYEYSLKLFRYSNTTALASWVRADWMFYSSHPALFLSTYLGHGLLIDYFEKKRRRNNNNDEVNANNLEWLSSLWDWYTSYLFHPIASFQHFPFDSDWDEDPDLFLERLAFPDLWLHPLIPTDYIKNLPMWRFKCLGVHSDEEVLEDFQDSESDSDSENKEIFSSEKEISEDDELNTFHRPDEGAPRCGAETCSCANKYCQNEPYERKARSYGSYSTTDDLEPDWSAWPSEMLHCTECVVCLENFESGCLLMGLPCGHVFHQNCIVMWLAGGRHCCPVCRWASYKKKQPYTHPQPLSNDAPS
- the RNF103 gene encoding E3 ubiquitin-protein ligase RNF103 isoform X1; the protein is MWLKLLLLLLYFLALFALARVLEAAAWYETGFFATQLVDPVALSFRKLRSILECRGLGYAGLPERKDVRALVQESGDLMEGELYSALKEEEASESVSSTNFSGEMHFYELVEDTKDGIWLVQVIANDRSPLVGKVHWEKMVKKVSRFGIRTGTFNCSSDPRYCKRRGWLKSTLIMSVPQTSTSKGKVMLKEYSGRKIEVEHIFKWITAHAASRIKTIYNSEHLKEEWNKSDQYRVKIYLFANLDQPPAFFSALSVKFTGRVEFIFVNVENWDNKSYMAEIGIYKTPSYILRTPEGIYRYGNNTGEFISLRAMDSFLRSLQPEVNDLFVLSLVLVNLMAWMDLFITQGATIKRFVVLISTLGTYNSLLIISWLPVLGFLQLPYLDSFYEYSLKLFRYSNTTALASWVRADWMFYSSHPALFLSTYLGHGLLIDYFEKKRRRNNNNDEVNANNLEWLSSLWDWYTSYLFHPIASFQHFPFDSDWDEDPDLFLERLAFPDLWLHPLIPTDYIKNLPMWRFKCLGVHSDEEVLEDFQDSESDSDSENKEIFSSEKEISEDDELNTFHRPDEGAPRCGAETCSCANKYCQNEPYERKARSYGSYSTTDDLEPDWSAWPSEMLHCTECVVCLENFESGCLLMGLPCGHVFHQNCIVMWLAGGRHCCPVCRWASYKKKQPYTHPQPLSNDAPS
- the RNF103 gene encoding E3 ubiquitin-protein ligase RNF103 isoform X3, giving the protein MVKKVSRFGIRTGTFNCSSDPRYCKRRGWLKSTLIMSVPQTSTSKGKVMLKEYSGRKIEVEHIFKWITAHAASRIKTIYNSEHLKEEWNKSDQYRVKIYLFANLDQPPAFFSALSVKFTGRVEFIFVNVENWDNKSYMAEIGIYKTPSYILRTPEGIYRYGNNTGEFISLRAMDSFLRSLQPEVNDLFVLSLVLVNLMAWMDLFITQGATIKRFVVLISTLGTYNSLLIISWLPVLGFLQLPYLDSFYEYSLKLFRYSNTTALASWVRADWMFYSSHPALFLSTYLGHGLLIDYFEKKRRRNNNNDEVNANNLEWLSSLWDWYTSYLFHPIASFQHFPFDSDWDEDPDLFLERLAFPDLWLHPLIPTDYIKNLPMWRFKCLGVHSDEEVLEDFQDSESDSDSENKEIFSSEKEISEDDELNTFHRPDEGAPRCGAETCSCANKYCQNEPYERKARSYGSYSTTDDLEPDWSAWPSEMLHCTECVVCLENFESGCLLMGLPCGHVFHQNCIVMWLAGGRHCCPVCRWASYKKKQPYTHPQPLSNDAPS